A window of Campylobacter cuniculorum DSM 23162 = LMG 24588 contains these coding sequences:
- the mnmC gene encoding bifunctional tRNA (5-methylaminomethyl-2-thiouridine)(34)-methyltransferase MnmD/FAD-dependent 5-carboxymethylaminomethyl-2-thiouridine(34) oxidoreductase MnmC, producing the protein MKKARLVFKNNTPFSLDFDDFYFNSNDGINESKYIYSEAFDWDEKDEFIIAELGFGIGLNFFLTLQRFFKSKKAPKRLFYVSVEGFYIEKEELRLCYKKLGIYEEFKEYLEEFLLFYPKCKHGYYRFYFKNCFLDLIFDDVSVLKKLEFQADIWYLDGFAPRKNKAMFEQDLMPHLARLSKENAQILTFSASSFLQKNLKNYGFIVEKIRGFKKREMIRAKFQPKSQNCDKEAYFARVMQSIPNKKIAIIGAGICAATLAYELKLRDFEVSVFEKNSILNQGASGNESGILSSLILKPEVALGEFSQNALIEASRFYKKILNLNLNGVFEFAHTLAMEQRFLAQSQNILFKIEKNQAFLEDAGAISPKKIVADLFKLSEAKLYFNHEFIGFEYENEKFILKFKNNLKKEDFSILIYAMGADTKDFLAYEEMKLSKVRGQVTHLKPFCDTQFALSSKAYICPAKDDLQVIGASYDRLNSNPLPQNSDDDENLKNIKEFLKGDEKLEIKGSKVGFRSYSSDRFAIIGAAYDENFYKQNYKALLWTKNKPQIPPQNIPNLYLNFAHGSRAFSTSVLAARYLCALINNEPLGIFKDFVSCIHPARFLIRKLKKGL; encoded by the coding sequence GTGAAAAAAGCTCGTTTGGTTTTTAAAAATAACACGCCTTTTTCTTTAGATTTTGATGATTTTTATTTTAACTCAAATGATGGCATAAATGAAAGCAAATATATTTATAGTGAAGCTTTTGATTGGGATGAAAAAGATGAATTTATCATTGCTGAACTCGGTTTTGGCATAGGTTTAAATTTCTTTTTAACCCTGCAAAGATTTTTTAAGTCTAAAAAAGCTCCCAAAAGGCTTTTTTATGTGAGTGTGGAGGGTTTTTATATAGAAAAAGAAGAATTAAGATTATGCTACAAAAAACTTGGAATTTATGAAGAATTTAAAGAATATTTAGAGGAATTTTTACTCTTTTATCCTAAATGCAAACATGGGTATTATCGTTTTTATTTTAAAAATTGTTTTTTAGATCTTATTTTTGATGATGTGAGTGTTTTAAAAAAACTTGAATTTCAAGCGGATATTTGGTATTTAGATGGCTTTGCTCCACGTAAAAATAAAGCAATGTTTGAGCAAGATTTAATGCCTCATTTGGCAAGACTTTCTAAAGAAAATGCCCAAATTTTAACTTTTTCTGCTTCGAGTTTTTTGCAAAAAAATCTTAAAAATTATGGCTTTATTGTTGAGAAAATACGAGGCTTTAAAAAAAGAGAGATGATAAGGGCAAAATTTCAGCCAAAGAGTCAAAATTGCGACAAAGAAGCGTATTTTGCAAGAGTAATGCAAAGCATTCCTAATAAAAAAATTGCCATTATAGGAGCTGGAATTTGTGCAGCAACTCTAGCTTATGAGCTTAAACTTAGAGATTTTGAAGTGAGTGTTTTTGAAAAAAATTCAATTTTAAATCAAGGTGCGAGCGGAAATGAGAGTGGAATTTTAAGCTCTTTGATTTTAAAACCTGAAGTTGCTTTAGGAGAATTCTCGCAAAATGCTTTGATTGAAGCGAGTCGTTTTTATAAAAAAATTCTTAATTTAAATCTCAATGGAGTGTTTGAATTTGCCCATACTTTGGCTATGGAGCAAAGATTTTTAGCTCAAAGTCAAAATATCTTGTTTAAAATTGAGAAAAATCAAGCTTTTTTAGAAGATGCAGGGGCAATTTCTCCTAAAAAAATTGTTGCAGATTTGTTTAAACTTAGCGAGGCGAAATTATATTTTAATCACGAATTTATAGGCTTTGAGTATGAAAACGAAAAATTCATTTTAAAGTTCAAAAACAATTTAAAAAAAGAAGATTTTTCAATCTTAATCTACGCAATGGGAGCGGATACAAAAGACTTTTTAGCCTATGAAGAAATGAAGTTGAGTAAGGTTCGCGGACAAGTAACGCATTTAAAACCCTTTTGCGACACACAATTTGCTCTTTCTTCTAAGGCTTATATATGTCCTGCAAAAGATGATTTGCAAGTAATTGGTGCAAGTTATGATAGGCTTAATTCTAATCCTTTGCCTCAAAATAGCGATGATGATGAAAATTTAAAAAATATTAAAGAATTTTTAAAAGGTGATGAAAAACTTGAAATTAAAGGTTCAAAAGTGGGTTTTAGGTCTTATTCAAGCGATAGATTTGCTATAATTGGGGCTGCTTATGATGAAAATTTTTATAAACAAAATTATAAAGCTTTGTTATGGACTAAAAACAAGCCTCAAATTCCACCTCAAAATATCCCTAATTTGTATCTTAATTTCGCACACGGCTCAAGGGCTTTTAGCACGAGTGTTTTAGCAGCTCGTTATCTTTGTGCTTTAATCAACAATGAACCTTTAGGAATTTTTAAGGATTTTGTATCCTGCATTCATCCTGCAAGATTTTTGATACGCAAACTCAAAAAAGGCTTATAA
- a CDS encoding hydrogenase small subunit, translating to MVDYTQIKSRLAELEKLPSLKSNNSIPKALEKAGFTRRDFMKWAGAMTAFLALPASLTPMVARAAELADRLPVIWLHMAECTGCSESLLRSDTPTIDSLIFDYISLEYHETVMAASGWQAEENLESAMEKHKGNYVLMVEGGIPMGDTESYLTIGPHGKTGYKIAQEASNNAKAILAIGTCSSFGGIQAARPNPSNAQPLSKVTNKTVINVPGCPPSEKNIVGNVLQLLLFKELPSLDVYNRPKWAYGFRIHDLCERRGHFDAGEFVQAFGDEGAKKGYCLYKVGCKGPYTFNNCSRERFNQHTSWPIQAGHGCIGCSEPSFWDAMGPFEEPMASHKFDTVFGLGADSVSDKIGIGVLCLTGVAIAAHAVISSTQKDKE from the coding sequence ATGGTTGATTATACGCAAATTAAGTCTCGCTTAGCAGAGCTTGAAAAGCTTCCTTCTTTAAAATCTAACAATTCTATTCCAAAGGCTTTAGAAAAAGCAGGTTTTACGCGAAGGGATTTTATGAAATGGGCAGGAGCTATGACAGCCTTTTTAGCATTGCCAGCTAGTTTAACACCTATGGTGGCAAGAGCAGCTGAACTTGCAGACAGATTGCCTGTGATTTGGCTTCATATGGCTGAATGCACAGGCTGTTCTGAAAGCTTATTAAGAAGTGATACTCCAACGATTGATAGTTTGATTTTTGATTATATTTCTTTAGAATATCACGAAACAGTTATGGCTGCAAGTGGTTGGCAAGCTGAAGAAAATTTAGAAAGTGCAATGGAAAAACATAAAGGCAATTATGTCTTAATGGTTGAGGGTGGAATTCCTATGGGAGATACAGAATCTTATTTAACCATTGGACCACACGGAAAAACAGGTTATAAAATTGCACAAGAAGCTTCTAATAATGCTAAGGCTATTTTAGCTATAGGAACCTGTTCTTCTTTTGGCGGAATTCAAGCAGCAAGACCAAATCCGAGTAATGCTCAACCTTTAAGTAAGGTTACAAATAAAACTGTGATTAATGTGCCGGGCTGTCCTCCAAGTGAAAAAAATATTGTGGGTAATGTATTGCAACTTTTATTGTTCAAAGAGCTTCCTAGCCTTGATGTCTATAATCGTCCAAAATGGGCTTATGGATTTAGAATTCACGACCTTTGCGAGAGAAGAGGACATTTTGATGCGGGTGAATTTGTCCAAGCTTTTGGTGATGAAGGAGCTAAAAAGGGATATTGTCTCTATAAAGTAGGCTGTAAGGGACCTTATACTTTTAATAATTGTTCAAGAGAAAGATTCAATCAACACACGTCTTGGCCTATTCAAGCCGGACATGGCTGTATCGGCTGTTCTGAACCGAGTTTTTGGGACGCAATGGGACCTTTTGAAGAGCCTATGGCTTCGCATAAATTTGATACGGTTTTTGGGCTTGGTGCGGATAGTGTTTCAGATAAAATTGGTATCGGGGTGCTTTGTCTTACCGGAGTTGCGATTGCAGCACATGCTGTTATATCTTCTACACAAAAAGATAAGGAATAA